The Fodinibius saliphilus genome segment TTTAAAATCAAATACCCAAGATATTCCATTATCCGAACTGGAAGGTTATGGGGACTTTATGGAAGCCAAAATTAATGAAAAATCAGAGCAGGAGCTTAAACACTGGACGGCCAAACAAACCTATTTAGCCTTTGGGACACCAAAACCGCCTTCAGGTTTTTCGTGTTTTTGATAATAAAAAAAACCACCAGTGGACAAAGGTTTATCCCAAGGCGTTTGGTTATCGTATTTCCAAAGAAATACTAGAAAAAACTATAGATGATATTGACTACTACTTGGCCTACTATCAAGATAAACCGATAGGTACCGCTATGGCTATGGTACACCATACAGGAAAAGTGGCCGGTATTCACGGGGTGGGTATTATACCGGACGTACGCAGACAAGGTCTTTCCAATGAGTTGGTGCGTATTGTGTTAAACGGGGCTATCGAGGATGGAGCCGATTATGCGACCCTGCAGGCCTCCACCATGGGAAAAGGACTATATGAACAGCTTGGCTTTGCCGACCAGTTTATGATCTATAATTACGTTCTTTGATAGTTAGTTTGCAGAAAACCACTTTGGGCAAAATCTTACAGTAATTTAAGAACAAGCGTGTTTAAAAGCATTTCAAAGAAAAACACGATCATTACAAATGATAGCTTAGAAAAACGAAACTGATCATTGTCGTTAATGGCATTTTACCAAGAAAATATGGAGCCTTTTGTAAAACTATCTCCATCTCGTCATTCTGTCCACCGCCCGGCGGATCAGAATCTCATACGCAGTAGTTTGCTCAGGCGTAATAATAATTAAAAAGCCTCTTTCTGTTTCCAGAAAGAGGCTTGGCAATCAGAAAATGTGAAAATTTACTTTTCTTTACCAGTTGTGGAGGTATTCTCCTTAACCTTTTTTAGGATATCACCTTTTACAGACACATCTACTACATCATAGCCCAATTTCTTCAGCTTTGGGCGATGGGTTTTTGCATCCCCAACCACCAAGATATACATCTTGCCGGTGTCAATATGCTTTTTTGCCAGCTTATTGATCTCTTTTTTGGTAATAGAATCTATAATTTCGCGCTGTTTATCGACAAATGATTTATCAAGGTCATAGTGGACAATCTCCTGCAGAAATCCTGCCTTTTGCCAAGGAGTTTCATAACTGCGAGCATCGCGCTGACCAATAGAGTTACGCATGAAGTTAAGCTCTTCATCCGTAATTCCGTTCTCACGGAAATCATCCATCTCCTTCATAAACTCATGCACTGCACTATCAGTCGCAGCAGCTTTAACACCGGCTTGGGCTGTAAAAGGACCGGGAATATCACCAGAACTGAATCCGGTTCGTGCACCGTAAGTCCAGCCTTTATCTTCACGCAGATTTAAATTTATTCGACTGTTAAACGCACCACCCAGGTTATAATTCATCAGCGTTGATTTGAAGTATTCACCTGTTGCATCGTATGGCATATCTGTCATATGTCCGATACGAATCTGCGACTGTGGGGCATTCGCTTTATCAACAAGATAAACCTTGGTATTTTCACCAGAACTGGGTTCCGGCAGTTCAGGCATTTTAACCCCTTTGTTCTCCCAGTTTTTCAAGAACTCCAGCTCAGCCAATATTTCACCCTTTTTAACATCCCCAACAACAACCAGCTCTGAGAGATCCGGCGCATAATACTTCTGATAGAACGACTCTACATCATCCAAGGTAATGCGCTGTACTGTTTCCTCAATACCACTAGAGGGTACCGAATAGATATGCTTATCACCATATAGCAGGCGACTATATACCTGGCTGGCAATAGAAGCAGGATCTTTATATGAAGATTGAATACTTTCAATCTGTTGTTTTTTTACACGTGCGAAATCAGTAGAGTCAAAGGCCGGACGATAAAGAATCTCTTCTACCAACTCCAAGGTAGGCTTAAGGTTCTTTTTCAATGTACGTACATTGAGGTTGGTACTACTCTTCGAAGCATATACATTTACCGAACTTCCCAATTTGCGAAGCTCTTCCTGTATCTCTTCTGCACTATAATTCTCGGTAGATTCATTCAGCATAGAGGCCGTTAACGAAGCCAACCCTGCTTTGGTAGAATGATTCATATCTAGCCGGTGTCCACCGTTGATAGTGAGCTGGAGATTCACCACCGGAATTTCATTATATGACGTTCCGATAACCTTAATTCCATTGTCCATCTCTTTTTCCCAGAAGTCGGGTACACTTACCAGTGGGGCAGGACCGGCCTTTGGTTTTTTACTACGATCAAAACTATCTCCTGTAGGTCGTAAATATTCCAGTCCGGAATAATCTGTGGTAGGATAGGGATTTTCGCCCTCTTTCTTTGGCGTATAGTTATCAGCCTTTGCCGGCTTGGTTTTTTCATTAGGTAACACGCTTTGAATTACCGCAGGTTTCCCTTTGATATACTTTTTGTAGACGCGCATAATATCGGCTTTGGTAACCGAGCGATAGCGTTCCAGATCTTTTTTGATATAATCCGGATTATCTGCAAAAGTCTCATAACTAGCTAATTGAGATACTTTTCCACTTACACTGGCTAAACCATTAATGAAGTCTGACTCATATGAAGCCTTAATTTTCTGTAAATCTTCATCAGAAACACCATCTTTTTCAAAGTCTATGAGGATTTGGCGCATCTCTGATTCAAAATCGGAGAGTGTTTGTCCGGGAAACGGAAGAACAAACATCGTAAACTCGCCGGCCAGCTCACTCATAGAACTGAACGTTGAAGCCTGTATCGCTTTTCGAGGTTTCACAAACTTTTTATAAAAATAGGAGCTTTTCCCAGTTCCCAGAATTTGAGCTAAAAAGTCTAGCGCAGGCTCATCTTTGTGATATCGGGGGACTGTAGGAAAGGTGTATAATAATGCCGGAAATCGAATATTATCATCCACATATGACACATATCGATCTTTTTCAATACTTACCGGATCGAGCTTCATATCTTTAACTTCCGGTCCGCGCGGAATAACACCAAAGTATTTCTCTACTTTCTCAACAACCTCATCGGGATTAACATCGCCACCAATGGTCAGTGTAGCATTGTTAGGTCCGTAATAACGCAGAAAAAACTTCTTGAGGTCTGTTACATCTACCCGATCCAAATCTTTTAGCTTTCCGATGGTTAACCAAGAATAGGGGTGCCCATATGGATACAAAGATTCAGCATTGATTTCTCGCCATTGTCCATAAGCGCGGTTGTCGTAGTTCTGCTGCTTCTCATTTTTAACTGTGGCCCGCTGCACTTCGAACTTTTTCTGTGTTACTGCATTCAAAAAGAAACCCATACGGTCAGATTCCAACCAAAGCATTGCATCCAGCTGGTTAGAGGGTACAGTTTCAAAATAGTTGGTCCGGTCACGATTAGTAGTACCATTAAGGGTACCACCCGCTTCAGTAATAATCTTAAAATGTTCTTCGTCTTCTACGTTTTCAGAACCCTGGAACATCATATGCTCAAAGAAGTGAGCAAAGCCCGACTTTCCCAGTTCTTCTCGAGCAGATCCTACATGATAGGTTACATCTACATGAACAAGAGGGTCGGAGTGGTCTTCATGAATAATGAGAGTAAGACCATTATCCAATTCATACTTCTCGTAGGGAATGACAATTTCATCTCCCTTCTGTTCCACCTTTTCGATAAGTTTCGTCTGGGCAAAACCGATACTTTGTATCAGCAACAACCCGACTACCAGAAGTGCGCTATATTTTTTCATTTTAAAAGAGTTAATTGAAATTAGATTAATAGGAGAAAAGGATCGTTAATAAAAAGTGAACTCTCCATAAATAGTTTACTACGTAAATAGTAATAAAAAGTTATCTCAAATATGGAAATTTTTATTATTCCTAATCCTCTACAAATCATCTAAAGTATTTTACCAAATCTCCGGTAAATTGGTAGAACATATAAACTATTTCCGATTCCATCGCGTTGTCATTTTTTGTATTTTACGCTTAATTATTCTCTATGAAAAAGATTACCAAATACATACGCGAGCCCGTCAATAGTATTACCCATGGCGCCGGTGCTATATTAGCTATAGTGGGGCTTGCATTTTTACTGTATGAAGCTATCAAGAAGGGATCTGTTAGCCATATTATTGCTTTTTCTATGTTTGGATTGAGTATGGTTCTGCTCTATTCATCCAGTTCGTTGTATCATGCCTTACGGGTAAAAGAAAAAACCCTCGAACTGTTTCGAAAACTTGACCACAGCATGATTTATGTACTCATTGCCGGCACTTATACTCCTATTTGCCTGCTCGTTTTAGATGGCAGTTGGAAGTGGGGACTCTTTAGCACTATTTGGTGTTTGGCAGCTATTGGTATAATAAAAAAGTTCTTATGGATGAATGCTCCCCGCTGGCTTTCCACTGTTTTTTATTTGGCTATGGGATGGTTAGCTGTAATCATTTTTCCTACTCTCCTCGATAAACTGCCATTGGCATTTCTCATCTGGATTGGGCTTGGTGGCCTTGCATATACCTTGGGTGCTGTTATTTATGGAATTAAAA includes the following:
- a CDS encoding GNAT family N-acetyltransferase, which encodes MGHQNRLQVFRVFDNKKNHQWTKVYPKAFGYRISKEILEKTIDDIDYYLAYYQDKPIGTAMAMVHHTGKVAGIHGVGIIPDVRRQGLSNELVRIVLNGAIEDGADYATLQASTMGKGLYEQLGFADQFMIYNYVL
- a CDS encoding M16 family metallopeptidase — protein: MKKYSALLVVGLLLIQSIGFAQTKLIEKVEQKGDEIVIPYEKYELDNGLTLIIHEDHSDPLVHVDVTYHVGSAREELGKSGFAHFFEHMMFQGSENVEDEEHFKIITEAGGTLNGTTNRDRTNYFETVPSNQLDAMLWLESDRMGFFLNAVTQKKFEVQRATVKNEKQQNYDNRAYGQWREINAESLYPYGHPYSWLTIGKLKDLDRVDVTDLKKFFLRYYGPNNATLTIGGDVNPDEVVEKVEKYFGVIPRGPEVKDMKLDPVSIEKDRYVSYVDDNIRFPALLYTFPTVPRYHKDEPALDFLAQILGTGKSSYFYKKFVKPRKAIQASTFSSMSELAGEFTMFVLPFPGQTLSDFESEMRQILIDFEKDGVSDEDLQKIKASYESDFINGLASVSGKVSQLASYETFADNPDYIKKDLERYRSVTKADIMRVYKKYIKGKPAVIQSVLPNEKTKPAKADNYTPKKEGENPYPTTDYSGLEYLRPTGDSFDRSKKPKAGPAPLVSVPDFWEKEMDNGIKVIGTSYNEIPVVNLQLTINGGHRLDMNHSTKAGLASLTASMLNESTENYSAEEIQEELRKLGSSVNVYASKSSTNLNVRTLKKNLKPTLELVEEILYRPAFDSTDFARVKKQQIESIQSSYKDPASIASQVYSRLLYGDKHIYSVPSSGIEETVQRITLDDVESFYQKYYAPDLSELVVVGDVKKGEILAELEFLKNWENKGVKMPELPEPSSGENTKVYLVDKANAPQSQIRIGHMTDMPYDATGEYFKSTLMNYNLGGAFNSRINLNLREDKGWTYGARTGFSSGDIPGPFTAQAGVKAAATDSAVHEFMKEMDDFRENGITDEELNFMRNSIGQRDARSYETPWQKAGFLQEIVHYDLDKSFVDKQREIIDSITKKEINKLAKKHIDTGKMYILVVGDAKTHRPKLKKLGYDVVDVSVKGDILKKVKENTSTTGKEK
- the trhA gene encoding PAQR family membrane homeostasis protein TrhA; translated protein: MKKITKYIREPVNSITHGAGAILAIVGLAFLLYEAIKKGSVSHIIAFSMFGLSMVLLYSSSSLYHALRVKEKTLELFRKLDHSMIYVLIAGTYTPICLLVLDGSWKWGLFSTIWCLAAIGIIKKFLWMNAPRWLSTVFYLAMGWLAVIIFPTLLDKLPLAFLIWIGLGGLAYTLGAVIYGIKKPDPIPNIFGFHEIWHLFVMLGTFSHFWAIYWYLT